Proteins encoded within one genomic window of Glycine soja cultivar W05 chromosome 1, ASM419377v2, whole genome shotgun sequence:
- the LOC114406474 gene encoding uncharacterized protein LOC114406474 gives MRRTKKVKLAATEFSNYALEWWNKLQKERARNEEPIVDTWAEMKRIMRKRIPDPKRVKLASRAYECVFIGYAINSKSGGTSSSHLPAISSENLAQPEPDIEPRRGKRARIAKDYEPDYMAYTLKEDPSNLQEALSSLDADLWFSSRPSMEHWHAIERVMRYLKRTINLGLHYKRFLGVLEGYSDADWNTLSDDSKATSGYIFSIAGEAVSWKSKKQTILAQSTMESEMIALATASEEAKYLGYRSTFDRLTYVNAEVEAASYEILGKNF, from the exons atgaggaggaccaaaAAGGTGAAGCTTGCAGCCACGGAGTTTTCCAACTATGCTCTTGagtggtggaacaagctacaaaaagagagagcaagaaatgaagagccaattGTTGATACATGGGCGGAGATGAAAAGGATtatgaggaagcg GATCCCAGACCCTAAGAGGGTTAAACTTGCAAGTAGAGCCTATGAATGTGTGTTCATTGGTTATGCTATTAATAGCAAGAG TGGGGGTACTTCATCTAGTCATCTTCCtgctattagtagtgaaaatcttgCACAACCAGAACCAGATATAGAGCCTCGAAGAGGTAAGAGAGCAAGAATTGCTAAAGATTATGAGCCCGATTATATGGCCTATACATTAAAGGAGGATCCATCAAACCTCCAAGAAGCTTTGTCTTCTTTGGATGCTGACTTGTG GTTTTCCAGTAGACCTAGTATGGAGCACTGGCACGCTATTGAAAGGGTAATGAGGTAccttaaaagaaccataaaccttggattacattataaaaggttTCTCGGTGTACTTGAAGGATACAGCGATGCAGATTGGAACACTCTTTCAGATGATTCCAAAGCAACCAGCGGCTATATATTTAGCATAGCTGGTGAGGCTGTTTCTTGGAAGTCAAAGAAACAGACTATCTTAGCTCAGTCCACTATGGAATCTGAGATGATAGCACTAGCAACTGCTAGTGAGGAAGCAA AGTACTTAGGCTACAGGAGTACTTTTGATAGACTCACCTATGTGAATGCTGAAGTGGAGGCCgcttcatatgaaattttgggcaaaaatttcTAG